The Acidobacteriota bacterium genome segment ATCGCCGCCAGCCCCTGACGTCGATCACCCAGGAGAAGCCCGCGAGCAGCAGGAAGCAGAGCCCGCCGCTGAACAGCGTCCACGCGGGCGTCCAGATGCGCTTCACGATCGGGTTGATACCGATGACGTGCAGCAGGACGCCGGCTGCCACCAGCGCCGCGCCTGTCACCAGCAGCCAGCGCAATGGCACGCGCGGTGACGCCGCCCGCAGTTCGCGTCCCGCCAGCAGCCCGAGGATCATCGTCCCCAGCGTGGGGATGAAACGGAGCGTGAGGTAGCCGCCGCGGTTCGCGATGAGGGGTTGCTCGCGCGGGAACAGGTTCAGGAACCATGTGTCGAAGGCATGACCCGCGTTGGCGTTCTTGTTCCAGTGCGCCATGAAGCCGGAGTAGTGGTGCGCCCAGTCCGCGGGCACGCCGACAGACGCGAAGTCGTACGACGGTCCGGCCACCGGATAGAGCGCCCACAGCAGCCAGTAGCCGCCGAGGACGACTCCGAGCGCGATCCAGATCCGCCGCGTGGACTGCGTGGCCAGCAGGAACAGGAACGGATAGCCAAGGCCGATCTGCGACAGCGTGTCCTCGAAGGTGAAGTTGGTCTGCTGCCGCCCGACCGATCGCAGGAAGACGCCAAGCGCGACGAGGATGAGCGACCGCCAGACTGCGTGCGTGAACGCTTTCGCGAATCCGTCGGTGGCGACGCGACGCGAGAAGGAGTACGCCAGCGCCACGCCCACGAGCAGCGAGAAGGAGGGCTGGATCAGGTCGTGCAGCGAGGCGCCCGCCCAGGCGACGT includes the following:
- a CDS encoding DUF5009 domain-containing protein encodes the protein MDAYRGFVMFLMMAEVLRLAQVAAAYPGSWAIGVLAYHQSHVAWAGASLHDLIQPSFSLLVGVALAYSFSRRVATDGFAKAFTHAVWRSLILVALGVFLRSVGRQQTNFTFEDTLSQIGLGYPFLFLLATQSTRRIWIALGVVLGGYWLLWALYPVAGPSYDFASVGVPADWAHHYSGFMAHWNKNANAGHAFDTWFLNLFPREQPLIANRGGYLTLRFIPTLGTMILGLLAGRELRAASPRVPLRWLLVTGAALVAAGVLLHVIGINPIVKRIWTPAWTLFSGGLCFLLLAGFSWVIDVRGWRRWAFPLVVIGLNSIAAYVIAHLWERFIASSFRTHLGQGIFETFGTGPAPFVEGVAVLAVYWLTLYWMYQRKLFLKI